The proteins below come from a single Chelmon rostratus isolate fCheRos1 chromosome 12, fCheRos1.pri, whole genome shotgun sequence genomic window:
- the mpz gene encoding myelin protein P0 produces MLTFLALASVVLLGIVPEQSQAIVIYTGWERHALVGSDIRLSCSFFSWRWTSEDVTFSWTYRPDGSRDSISIFHYTGGAAYVDNKGPFRDRLEFVGNPGRRDGSILLKNLEFSDNGTFTCDAKNPPDIVGRPSSVRLLVFEKVPIQAGVITGAIIGVVLGLLVLIVVIYYLMRFLVARRVFSLSVSKHGKKKKEGSQQRQLWTPPPLTCYPLP; encoded by the exons ATGCTGACGTTTTTGGCGCTGGCGTCGGTTGTCCTCCTGGGAatag TGCCTGAGCAGTCTCAGGCCATAGTGATTTACACCGGCTGGGAGCGCCACGCCCTGGTTGGCTCCGACATCCGGCTGTcctgttctttcttctcctgGCGCTGGACCTCAGAGGACGTCACCTTCTCCTGGACGTACAGGCCTGATGGCTCCCGGGACAGCATCTCT ATTTTCCACTACACTGGTGGCGCCGCCTACGTTGACAACAAGGGCCCATTCAGGGACCGGCTGGAGTTCGTGGGGAACCCGGGCCGCCGCGACGGCTCCATCCTGCTCAAAAACCTGGAGTTCAGCGACAACGGCACCTTCACCTGCGACGCCAAGAACCCCCCTGACATCGTGGGCCGGCCCTCCAGCGTCCGCCTGCTGGTCTTTGAGAAGG TGCCCATCCAGGCTGGTGTGATCACCGGAGCCATCATCGGGGTGGTGCTGGGCCTGCTGGTGCTCATTGTGGTCATCTACTACCTGATGAGGTTCCTGGTGGCGCGCCGCGTCTTCAGCCTCAGCGTCAG CAAACAtggcaagaaaaagaaagagggatcacagcagagacag CTCTGGACACCACCCCCCCTCACTTGCTACCCCCTCCCCTAA